From the genome of Triticum aestivum cultivar Chinese Spring chromosome 1A, IWGSC CS RefSeq v2.1, whole genome shotgun sequence:
CTACAGCACTGGTGTGCTGGATTTGGCCCGGTCATGTGAACTAGTTGTAATTTCCAATGAGTTCCAGAAAAAGAAAATTACAAAGAGATCCTCAATGATTCGGCGACATGTCCCGGGCATCCCTCCAACATGAttaaactccaagcaaaatactaCTAGTACATGTACCCGGACTTTGGTACAGGATGAAATCGTGCAGGAAGCGAGTGCGCAGCGCATGTTTATTTTCCTAATCAGGAGATGACTAACCCGGCCTCTTGCTATGGTTGAGGGTCATTTTTGTGTATATATACTATGCTGTTGCGCTGACTATTACTGTAGCTTGCATTCTCATACATGGAAAAAATAGTGGTGGAAACAATGCTTCAGCCAGTTAATGATCATCTTCCTCTGTGCCTGCAGATGGTGGGAGCCCAATAACGATAGCCGATAATGGCTATAGTTAAGTCATCTCGATATGATTGATTAATTACAACAGTCCAAGATCTCGATAAAAGCAGCCGTTGCCTAATGCCAATAATCAAACCGCTTCTCCCGAATACTTCTTCTGGTTATCATCACAGGTCTGAACCATTCCTAGCCAATAAGCAGCAATTTGACAGAAATTATAAAGGGGAATTAGGCAAGTGGCAACAGAGGTCGGCAAAGAGGCATGGCCACACGCAACACAACGCAGGTCGCCGTGGCGAATGGACAAGGTGATGTTGGGCTGGATCGGATCACTTTGCAGATACCACCAACGCTTATCAGCTGGacttttcttttcttctccataaaacgtgcaagcatggATCAGCCAACAACACTATTTTTCTCTTCATCAGCGAAGACTATCAAAAGTGCGAAAAAGCCAGGCAACATAAACGATATAGTACAATGCTAAAAACAACAGCGAAGAAATCGAGGGGCGTTGATAAAGGGTTCGGGTTGAATCCCCAGGATAAGCGACAGCAAGTGCGAAATTGTGTGCAAAGGTCTGATGCATCCCCTCAAGCAACAAAAGGAGCTTCTTCTTGCCCACACAACAAAACAAAAACCGTTCGCTATATTATTTCGCTGTCAGTCACAGGCCCCTTGCCTTCAAAGGAGAAGCAGATAGCGCGCGCATGTTAAAAGTAAACAGACTTAGAATCATCCACTTGTCAAGCCTCGTGATGGACAGGCGGACGACTAGCCCGATGGCGCGTCCACAGCCGGAGAGGAGTCGACGCTTTTCTGGGCCTCCAAAGCTGCAAGCCGCTTGTCGAGAGCCTTGTAACGGGCGTCCACGTGGTCATGCAGACCTTTCACCTGGAAAAGTTGTGATTTAGAGATCAGATGCTTATCCTCAACCCAACCAGTATCATGCAGGTGTATAGTGGAAATGCAGAGGGAGCATGGTTAACAAACACCACATGTATAGAAACCTCAATCTTGAAGCTCAGACCAATGATTGCGCTGCTTAAAAGCCCATGACATGTGAAAGACAACTTCACTTATGAAAAACATCCACAGGTAAGCTTTACCTCAGAGGAAGAAATATATCCTCAACTAAGGTTAGTACCAACCGCTCAAAATCAGCATAAGACGCCCATCCCCACATTTCAAGCAACTTCTTATGGGATAACTATACGAGCATTTGTCTTAATCGCATCTACCTGGACAAATTTCAGCCTTTCATCTATGAAATTCTGCCCATTTACATGAACTACTGAACAATCCCACCAGTGCATACCGAATGACCATGGTAAATCAGACATGATGAATCATCCTAGTGTTCTTCTCATATTTCATTGTCAGGATATCTATTGTTCCATCATTCTGATGAAGTTACCCCAACTTCATACTGGAAGGTACTCAAAACCACCAACATTCTTGTTGATGAGACGAACATGTCAGCTTCAAACGTTATGATACAGGTAATGTCCAAAAATATTATAGTCTATAATTAAGTTTATCATGGAAAAAATCATCTATGCCTTTGCATATATATGTTGGAACTTGGAAGATTGGTTCTGCCAATGAAACTGAAATGTTCCTGAGATATGCTGCATCAATGGATGCCAGTGCTCAAGTCATTTGCAGATAACTAAGTTAAGTTCAACTATGACCATGGCATGCTGTTAACACAAAATGCATCTTCAAATGGCAAGATGACTTGCAATCTACATTGTCAGGGCCTTATCATCTGGTAATGTGCAAGGCGCTACCAGACATATTCATCCATCCATAATCCAGAAGGTCAAGTTGCAGAAAACTAGTCATGTGCATTTAGATGACACAAGAAACAATCACTGGGGAACTCAGAACTAGAACGAAGATACTACTATCGGAACCTCAGAACTAGAACAGAAGATACTTACTCTATCCCAGGCAATCCCACAAACCAACTGCTTTTTTGAACAAAAAACAACAACCATGCAACGATGCAACATGGACCTCAGATCTTATGCAAAACAAACACTATGCCTCAGATCATCCCTAAGATCGTATAAGCTACTGAACTACCCAATAGAACAATAACCTGAGAAGCCAAGATAACTATACTACATCGCAGGAAGTGGTACTGGAACTGTCGGCCAAGGAGGTGAAAATCAAATGGCATTGCTGGTTACCGATTACAGGCTGTAACCAAACTAAAAGTAGTGGCCTGATAAGGTCCATAGCATTAACATGCATCACCCCACAGGCACCCCCAATAATCAGCAAACAATACTTTACTGGGGCATAATAATTCAGGCCTGACGGCTATCAGTACCTATCACTGGATAGGCTCTCCTGGTGTGTGTCCAAGTAGGGTGCTGGCAAACAGTTTCAGGGCCGGCCAATGATGCTAATAGGAACATGATTAGGAAATCACAAGTGCGATTCATATATAGGGTTTAGAACCAAACGCCGTCTCGGGGAGGAAGGGGGTTTCCCTGATCCCCATTCTTCTTCCTAGACAGGCGCGGTTGGGATCCACGGAGTAGTGGCACAGAGTCCGAGATCTGAGACGCAGAggcagaggggaggaggagggcgcgGCCCGTACCTGGAGGGCCGTGGAGTCGTGGGCGAGCTTGTAGTCCTTGTAGAGGAagtagccgccgcccgccgccgcggcggccGCGCCCGCGAAGAAGGAGGCCAGCCTCACCCGCAGCATGAACCCcatcctcctccgcctcgccgcctctTGCTTGCGCTCCTTGGTTCCCCTTCCTTCCTTCCGCCGCTCTCTGCTTGCGCCGACTGCGACGGACGGACGATTCGGGGCTCGCGTCAGACGGCTCGACCTAGGCCTGACACCGGGTCCCGCATCTCAGTTGGGCTCGACATTTCTGGGCCAGGCTAGCCGCGAAGAGAAAGAATGGAAACCTGGGCCGGACCGACTCGTTCACCAGAATAGCCCAAACGGAGGACGGATGAGAAAATTTCCAAAAAATTATCCCGCGAGGAGATAGCGCTGGAGCATCACAGCCGCTGACCGCCAcgccgctcgctcgctcgctccccgcgagctcgcctcgcctcgccatgccgccgccctcgctcctctccctcctccccgccGCGTCGGTCTCCGCGCGGACCCGCCGAGCCAAGCGCAGAGCCCCTGCCGCGAGCCTCCGCATCCCCGTCCTCCTCAGCGCGCGAGCTCCCACGCCGCTCCGCTCCCTACCCGCCTCCTCCGATGTGGTCGAGGGCGGGGGTGGAGGGGGAGGAGGCGAGGAGCTCCACCTGCTCGACAAGCCGTTCCCGTCCCCCTCCGCGCCGGAGGAGGACGAGCCCGAGCCGGAGGCCGCCCCGGCGCCGTCCACGGCCGAGGCGCTCGCGCCCTACCTCAACTTCTTCCAGGTGAAGGGCGCCGACGCCTCCGCCGCCGGGAAGCACGCCTCGGAGGACGGGGCCGTGTCGGCCGGGCGCGGGGTCATCTACTACGACCCCAAGCCCGGGGACCTGGTCGTGGGCGTCGTCGTCGGGGGCGACGCGCGGGCAATCGACGTCGACGTCGGCGCCGGAGGCGAGCCGGCGCTGATGCTGACCAAGGAGGCGGCGCCTGCGTCCTCGGAGGAGTTCGCTTACCTGGCGTGCGACGTCGCGTCGGGCGGCGCGAGGGAGTTCGCCGCGGAAGGCAGGGTCGGCGTCGCGGCCGGCGGAGTGGGCGCGAGGGTTGGGAGGACCGGGAAGGAGAAATGTGCGCCGGTGGTGGGCGTTGGCACGGTGGTGTTCGCCGAGGTCCTCGGCCGAACACTTGGTGGGCGGCCGCTGCTGTCTTCGCGAAGGCTGTTCCGGCGCGTCGCGTGGCACAGAGTGAGGCAGGTCCTCTATGACTCTCCTCTCTATTGTTGTTCTTGGAATTTGATGAACTGGTCTAGTATTAGCCATGATTTGATCGTTCAATGTATGTTTTGATGTGCACTGTCAGTAGTTCAGTACCAGATACAGATATAGTTTGTTTGAACATAATGCAGTACAGATACTTCAAACACCACTACTAATGTAGTGTGTATTATTAGTATCAGGAATAGATCTGCAACCCCCGAGTCATGGCCGCCGTCTTGCTTGTACCAAGTAGATTTTTCATATACTGGCCGGCCTATCTAAAACCTCGAGCTATTAAAGCAGTGTGATATATATCTTGCTTGTGGGTTAATAGGCAATTATGTACAATCACAGCTTGCTCCTGGGTTAATACACAATTTTGTCTTCAAGGTTCTTAGCATGGCATGAGTCAAAATCATTTGCAGCCCAAAATAGAGCATCTCATGTTTTTGTTAAGAACATAGAGTGATTTCATGCTCAAGTACATGAAGAAATGGTTGGTATTACATCATATGATCATGAGACCTTGTAATCTTCCAACTAATAACAACGTACATGCATCCGTCATTCAGCCTATTGTATCGTAAAATTGATGTTTCACATCTTGGATGCAGAGTAGTGCAATGGAAAAATTTGTAGGATGGAAAACCCTTGTTTTGGTCATATTTTCTCGATGACAATGGATGATTGGACATGACTGTGACCTATGAAGTTCTGAGTTCAATAGCTATTATTTTTattctgaatattttatatatgaCAATTTCTGTACATACTGATGTCCAGATAAAGCAGCTAAATGTACCTATCAAGGTTAAAATTTCTGAGTGGAATGCTGGAGGCTTGTTGTCAAGAATTGAGGTACGAGTTACTCATAACTTCAATGGATTACATTACAGTCCACTTTTCAAAATTTGTAGCTAAAACTCACATCCATTATTCCATCATTTAGGGGCTCCGGGCCTTCCTACCTAAGCCTCAGATGATGACTAGACCAAGAAATTTTACAGATCTAAAGAACAATGTAAGACGCATGATCCCTTTTATCTAATTTTGTCAAGTTATTGTCAATAAAGTCGCTGTAACTTGTGAATTATATTGTTTCTTCTGCACAGGTTGGTCGACAGATACATGTCTGTATTACAAAGATTGACGAAAGGACTAACGAATTAATA
Proteins encoded in this window:
- the LOC123180110 gene encoding uncharacterized protein, whose translation is MGFMLRVRLASFFAGAAAAAAGGGYFLYKDYKLAHDSTALQVKGLHDHVDARYKALDKRLAALEAQKSVDSSPAVDAPSG
- the LOC123064803 gene encoding protein PIGMENT DEFECTIVE 338, chloroplastic, which produces MPPPSLLSLLPAASVSARTRRAKRRAPAASLRIPVLLSARAPTPLRSLPASSDVVEGGGGGGGGEELHLLDKPFPSPSAPEEDEPEPEAAPAPSTAEALAPYLNFFQVKGADASAAGKHASEDGAVSAGRGVIYYDPKPGDLVVGVVVGGDARAIDVDVGAGGEPALMLTKEAAPASSEEFAYLACDVASGGAREFAAEGRVGVAAGGVGARVGRTGKEKCAPVVGVGTVVFAEVLGRTLGGRPLLSSRRLFRRVAWHRVRQIKQLNVPIKVKISEWNAGGLLSRIEGLRAFLPKPQMMTRPRNFTDLKNNVGRQIHVCITKIDERTNELIISEKEAWAMLYLKEGALLEGTVRKLFPYGAQIRIGETNRSGLLHDSKITHGQLRSVSDALSVGERVKALVIKSTTPDRIALSIRDLESEPGLFLSNKEKVFAEAEEMARRYREQMPATPRSGEGPDGGYDDTVPFEDEAESYANWKWLKFIKSDRADCNPSVTESSGL